The following proteins are co-located in the Solenopsis invicta isolate M01_SB chromosome 7, UNIL_Sinv_3.0, whole genome shotgun sequence genome:
- the LOC105195048 gene encoding ubiquitin-conjugating enzyme E2 N, which produces MAALPRRIIKETQRLMQEPVPGISAVPDDTNARYFHVIVTGPEDSPFEGGLFKLELFLPEDYPMSAPKVRFITKIYHPNIDRLGRICLDILKDKWSPALQIRTVLLSIQALLSAPNPDDPLANDVAELWKVNESEAIRNAKEWTRRYAMDN; this is translated from the exons ATGGCAGCGTTACCACGGAGGATTATTAAAGAAACTCAAAGATTAATGCAAGAACCAGTTCCTGGTATCAGCGCTGTGCCAGATGATACAAACGCTAGATATTTTCACGTAATAGTAACGGGACCTGAAGATTCGCCATTCGAAGGTGGACTATTTAAGCTCGAATTGTTCCTACCAGAAGATTACCCAATGTCTGCACCTAAAGTTagatttatcacaaaaatatatcaTCCAAATATAGACAg ATTGGGCAGGATTTGCCTGGATATCCTCAAGGACAAGTGGAGTCCAGCGCTTCAAATTAGAACAGTTTTGCTATCCATACAAGCGCTTCTGAGCGCGCCGAATCCCGATGATCCGTTGGCAAATGATGTAGCTGAACTTTGGAAAGTTAATGAGAGCGAAGCGATACGTAATGCCAAAGAGTGGACTCGAAGATACGCTATGGACAACTGA